One segment of Microbacterium arborescens DNA contains the following:
- a CDS encoding GNAT family N-acetyltransferase yields the protein MTDETITVTRDDANDRYDLTVGGAAAGYAAFRRDDEGRLVFDHTVVEKEFGGRGLGKTLARDALADVARRGETVVPECPFIVKFLRENEVAGLQVDWRDEDAAGAAAPAEPSA from the coding sequence ATGACCGACGAGACCATCACCGTCACCCGTGACGATGCAAACGACCGATACGACCTGACGGTCGGCGGCGCGGCGGCGGGATACGCCGCGTTCCGCCGCGACGACGAGGGCCGACTGGTGTTCGACCACACCGTGGTCGAGAAGGAGTTCGGCGGACGCGGCCTCGGCAAGACGCTGGCACGTGATGCCCTCGCCGATGTCGCGCGGCGCGGCGAGACCGTCGTTCCCGAATGCCCGTTCATCGTGAAGTTCCTGCGCGAGAACGAGGTCGCCGGTCTGCAGGTCGACTGGCGCGACGAGGATGCCGCGGGCGCCGCTGCCCCGGCGGAACCGTCGGCGTGA